A window of the Schlesneria paludicola DSM 18645 genome harbors these coding sequences:
- a CDS encoding FHA domain-containing protein: protein MPIKLFFAGRPPIELRNEQITLGSGPACTVNLPASDHVRSNHVVIRLIDGRWIMEVREAESFFVSGAGQKKAHWLSSGNVIRLSDDGPVVKVELVEESLVVVDEASVRRSQRKAVKSDVALLDEVRPLVKPSDVILLPDSDAEIPSVDVAPLRLADEAPRSSSSRIDIPKQAVPLTDSADVLPPPTVTIRASKAPTSTTIPILDAPSSGTIRTSRSKSGEVPVGKGSMKSSKTDANLPARGARRSGSSAQIPVTDPNEPAAGVPVLKRLSSWEAPVAKGDDDDDMLSLGEPIGRRRKGHDADVEWIKMVVIRCAAVGLVVLLAWLSIREIWKAMAPAPTPLVPTVSTPLSQASTRV, encoded by the coding sequence ATGCCCATCAAACTTTTCTTCGCGGGCCGACCGCCCATTGAACTTCGGAATGAGCAAATTACGCTCGGATCCGGTCCAGCCTGTACCGTCAATCTTCCCGCCAGCGATCATGTTCGATCCAACCATGTGGTGATTCGATTGATTGATGGGCGATGGATTATGGAGGTTCGGGAAGCCGAATCGTTCTTCGTGAGCGGAGCGGGCCAGAAGAAAGCGCACTGGTTGAGTTCTGGCAATGTAATCCGTCTTTCGGATGACGGACCTGTGGTCAAAGTTGAACTCGTCGAAGAGTCATTGGTGGTTGTTGACGAGGCGTCCGTTCGACGAAGTCAACGCAAGGCCGTCAAGTCCGACGTGGCGCTGCTGGACGAAGTGAGGCCGCTTGTCAAACCTTCGGATGTCATTTTGCTGCCCGACAGCGACGCCGAGATTCCGTCGGTCGATGTTGCGCCACTACGACTTGCCGATGAGGCGCCTCGGTCATCGTCTTCGCGGATCGACATTCCCAAGCAGGCCGTTCCGCTAACGGATTCGGCCGATGTGTTGCCGCCACCAACGGTCACAATTCGGGCATCAAAAGCGCCGACGTCAACGACGATTCCCATCCTCGACGCACCGTCATCCGGGACGATTCGAACCTCGCGATCGAAGTCTGGGGAAGTTCCGGTGGGTAAAGGGAGCATGAAGTCGAGCAAAACGGATGCGAATCTTCCGGCCCGAGGTGCCAGGCGATCTGGAAGCAGCGCACAGATTCCCGTGACTGATCCCAATGAGCCTGCCGCCGGGGTACCCGTGCTGAAGCGGCTTTCGTCGTGGGAAGCGCCCGTGGCGAAGGGGGATGACGATGATGACATGTTATCCCTTGGCGAACCCATCGGCCGACGTCGCAAAGGTCACGATGCCGATGTCGAATGGATCAAAATGGTCGTCATTCGTTGTGCCGCAGTTGGGCTCGTCGTATTGCTGGCATGGCTCAGCATCCGTGAAATCTGGAAGGCGATGGCCCCTGCCCCCACACCTTTGGTGCCGACCGTTTCGACGCCACTGTCACAGGCGTCCACCCGCGTCTGA